In the genome of Ignisphaera cupida, one region contains:
- a CDS encoding ABC transporter ATP-binding protein has protein sequence MTLLEVRNLTKVYESGFIRKRRIIAVNNISFDIKEGEVVSLVGESGSGKTTTAKMILRLLPPTSGIIKFQGKDIWRDIKSKNELKAYWKEVHAVFQDPYASYNPFYTVDRVLNQALNLLGIAPGSNEGKKLVREALSYVGLIPEDVLGKYPHQLSGGQRQRLMIARCWLLKPKLILADEPVSMIDASMRGAIIKLFMNLRDDYKTSTIFITHDMGLAYYVSDRIMVMYKGKIVDIGSPDEVIKSPKHEYTKQLLDSVPTLYKKWQW, from the coding sequence ATGACTCTACTTGAAGTTAGAAACCTAACAAAAGTATATGAATCTGGATTCATTAGAAAAAGAAGAATTATAGCAGTTAACAACATATCATTTGATATAAAAGAAGGGGAGGTTGTTTCTCTAGTTGGTGAAAGTGGTTCAGGAAAAACAACAACAGCAAAAATGATACTGAGATTACTGCCTCCAACAAGTGGTATTATAAAATTTCAGGGAAAAGATATTTGGAGAGATATAAAATCTAAAAATGAGTTGAAAGCATATTGGAAGGAGGTGCATGCTGTTTTCCAAGATCCTTATGCTAGCTACAATCCATTCTACACCGTTGATAGAGTCTTGAATCAAGCTTTGAATCTTCTTGGCATAGCACCAGGCTCTAATGAGGGAAAGAAGCTTGTTAGAGAGGCTTTATCATATGTTGGGTTAATACCAGAAGATGTTCTAGGTAAATATCCTCATCAGCTTTCCGGAGGCCAGAGACAAAGACTTATGATTGCAAGATGCTGGCTTCTAAAACCAAAGCTCATTTTAGCTGATGAGCCTGTTTCGATGATAGATGCATCAATGAGAGGAGCAATAATAAAATTGTTTATGAATTTAAGAGACGATTACAAAACATCAACAATATTCATTACTCATGACATGGGCTTGGCATATTATGTTTCTGATAGGATCATGGTTATGTACAAAGGCAAAATAGTTGATATTGGCTCGCCAGATGAAGTAATTAAGAGCCCAAAACACGAATATACAAAACAGCTATTGGATAGCGTGCCAACACTTTACAAAAAGTGGCAGTGGTGA
- a CDS encoding ABC transporter ATP-binding protein — protein MLELNNVKAYYRQVIGPTQRIIKAVDGVSLKVFEREIIGVVGESGSGKSTLANVIMMNIRPPLIFVSGSVKLFTGNDFLELQKLDRDTLRERIWGREIAIIPQAALNALMPTLRIRRIILDVIKSHNPEVDEEEVIGLAIKRFKEIGLPEIAINMYPFELSGGMRQRAVIAIATLLNPRLLIADEPTSALDVVTQKMVLKTFIDIYNKNIIKSIIFITHDIATVRQLATRIVVMYAGKIVEDGSTDDVIAKPLHPYTDGLMGSVLTPEEEVRKRGLRYIPGQPPDLSNPPPGCRFHPRCPFAMDVCRREEPPMIEVDKNRFVSCWLHVKR, from the coding sequence CTGCTTGAGCTAAATAATGTAAAAGCATATTATAGGCAAGTAATAGGCCCTACACAAAGAATTATTAAAGCTGTTGATGGGGTTTCTCTTAAGGTTTTTGAAAGAGAGATTATTGGTGTTGTTGGGGAAAGTGGTAGTGGAAAGTCAACACTTGCAAATGTTATTATGATGAATATTAGGCCTCCTCTTATTTTTGTTAGTGGTTCTGTAAAGTTGTTTACTGGAAATGATTTTTTAGAGCTTCAAAAGCTTGATAGAGATACACTAAGGGAAAGGATTTGGGGAAGAGAAATTGCTATCATACCTCAAGCAGCTTTAAATGCTTTAATGCCAACATTGAGAATTAGAAGAATAATTCTAGATGTTATAAAATCACATAATCCAGAAGTTGATGAAGAAGAGGTTATTGGGCTTGCTATTAAAAGATTTAAGGAAATTGGATTACCTGAAATAGCTATTAACATGTATCCCTTTGAACTATCTGGTGGTATGAGGCAAAGAGCTGTTATTGCAATTGCAACACTTCTAAACCCAAGACTTTTAATTGCTGATGAGCCAACATCTGCATTAGACGTTGTTACACAGAAAATGGTTCTAAAAACCTTTATAGATATTTATAACAAAAACATTATAAAAAGCATCATATTTATAACTCATGACATTGCAACAGTAAGACAATTAGCAACAAGAATTGTTGTTATGTATGCAGGAAAAATTGTTGAAGATGGGTCAACAGATGATGTTATAGCTAAGCCTTTGCATCCTTATACAGATGGGTTAATGGGCTCTGTATTAACACCAGAAGAGGAGGTTAGGAAGAGAGGACTAAGATATATACCTGGGCAACCACCAGACTTATCCAATCCCCCACCTGGCTGTAGGTTTCATCCTAGATGTCCATTTGCTATGGATGTTTGTAGAAGGGAGGAGCCGCCGATGATTGAAGTTGATAAGAATCGTTTTGTTTCATGCTGGTTACATGTAAAAAGGTGA
- a CDS encoding sugar ABC transporter ATP-binding protein, which produces MSEKVILLAENIWKRYPGVIAVKNVTMKVKEAEILGLVGENGAGKSTLLKILTGVIRRDSGKIYWFGKIVEFSSPLEALKHGLMYIPQDIVLVGNLSLAENIFLGTEKKWLFKPRSEAEELAIASELFKELGVNVNPMAKGSSVGAAIAQLTLIARALYFKAKLIAFDEPTSALGPFETEQLLNLMLKLRSMGISIIFVSHKIEEVMKVADRIYVMRDGEIVKEFTRDQFNINEIIRAMIAREVKEFFPKQPVEISDKVLEVRNLSDYTGFIKNVSFYVRKGEILGIYGIVGSGRTEMAQTLIGYRRKASGEILLEGKPIVIEKPFDAIKNGIVYLPEDWRLALVYLMCVKDNITLSIANSLKLSELGLVSPVDMRKEHEIVKSFIEKLRIVPKDPYRKTMYLSGGNRQKVAVAKLLATGAKVLILDEPTHGIDVGAKVEIRKLMVELAREGKAIILISSELPEVLNMSDRILVMRNGTIVAEFRKEEASEQKVAEAAILNKAK; this is translated from the coding sequence TTGAGCGAGAAAGTAATTTTGTTAGCTGAAAATATTTGGAAAAGATATCCAGGTGTTATAGCAGTTAAAAATGTTACTATGAAAGTGAAAGAGGCTGAGATTCTGGGGCTAGTTGGTGAAAATGGTGCTGGCAAATCAACATTGCTAAAAATTTTAACAGGTGTTATAAGAAGAGATAGTGGCAAAATATATTGGTTTGGGAAAATTGTTGAGTTCTCGTCTCCTCTAGAAGCGTTAAAGCATGGGCTTATGTATATTCCTCAGGACATAGTATTGGTTGGGAATCTATCTCTAGCTGAAAACATTTTTCTTGGTACTGAAAAGAAGTGGCTTTTTAAACCAAGGTCAGAAGCAGAAGAACTAGCAATAGCTAGTGAATTGTTTAAGGAGCTTGGAGTAAATGTTAATCCAATGGCTAAAGGTAGTAGTGTGGGAGCTGCAATAGCACAATTGACACTAATTGCAAGAGCATTGTATTTTAAGGCAAAGCTTATAGCATTTGATGAGCCCACGTCAGCTCTTGGACCTTTTGAAACTGAGCAGTTGTTGAATCTAATGCTTAAGTTAAGGTCTATGGGCATATCAATAATATTTGTTAGTCACAAAATTGAAGAGGTTATGAAGGTTGCTGATAGAATATATGTTATGAGGGATGGTGAAATAGTAAAGGAGTTTACTAGAGATCAGTTTAACATAAACGAAATTATAAGGGCTATGATAGCAAGAGAGGTTAAGGAGTTCTTTCCAAAGCAACCTGTTGAAATTAGTGATAAGGTTCTTGAAGTCAGGAATCTCTCAGATTACACAGGTTTTATAAAGAATGTATCATTTTATGTTAGAAAGGGGGAGATACTTGGCATATATGGTATTGTAGGTTCTGGAAGAACTGAAATGGCACAAACATTAATAGGTTATAGAAGAAAGGCATCTGGAGAAATACTCTTGGAAGGAAAACCAATAGTAATAGAAAAGCCTTTCGATGCTATAAAGAATGGCATTGTTTATCTACCCGAGGACTGGAGACTAGCTCTTGTCTATTTAATGTGTGTAAAGGATAACATAACCCTCTCCATCGCAAATTCTTTAAAGCTATCTGAACTAGGTTTGGTATCCCCTGTAGATATGAGAAAAGAGCATGAAATAGTTAAATCATTCATTGAGAAACTGAGAATAGTTCCTAAAGACCCATATAGAAAAACCATGTACCTTAGTGGTGGAAATAGACAAAAAGTTGCTGTAGCAAAGCTGTTGGCTACAGGAGCAAAGGTTTTAATATTAGATGAGCCCACACATGGAATCGATGTAGGAGCTAAAGTCGAAATCAGAAAGCTTATGGTTGAACTAGCAAGAGAGGGCAAAGCCATAATATTGATATCTTCGGAGCTTCCAGAGGTTTTGAACATGAGTGATAGAATACTTGTTATGAGAAATGGTACTATAGTTGCAGAATTTAGAAAAGAGGAGGCAAGTGAGCAAAAAGTTGCTGAAGCTGCTATACTAAACAAAGCAAAGTGA
- a CDS encoding ABC transporter permease: protein MSIKIEDIVRGRLPLFNVLIAIVLIAIVTGLINPKFWELGNWQALLTWYLGLSVLAMGESMVLISGGIDLSVGSLASFSSMLLAIAVDRLGWSLQLSIIFVITVAVFIGLFHGAFVSIFSPPLPQIMPAFIITLADNIFFGGLATALTLGWPIPLYKYPDLMLIATPWMLASILLIVALVSIYVQRYSIIGRYIYAVGGNIEVSRLSGVPINRVRLFVYSYSAMCASIAGIIFTALMMTGYPGVGRGQELYAIASNAIGGVSLAGGEGNAVGAAVGAFLITLIRNALVLSGVSPYWYDPVTGVILGVAVAVDLYRRSRGAR, encoded by the coding sequence ATGAGCATAAAAATTGAAGACATTGTAAGAGGTAGACTACCCTTATTCAATGTATTAATAGCAATCGTTCTAATAGCTATTGTGACAGGACTCATTAATCCAAAGTTCTGGGAACTGGGCAACTGGCAAGCGCTATTAACATGGTATCTAGGTCTTAGTGTTTTAGCTATGGGCGAATCAATGGTTTTAATATCTGGTGGAATCGATTTGTCTGTAGGATCCCTAGCTTCATTCTCGTCAATGTTACTAGCAATAGCCGTGGATAGACTGGGTTGGTCTCTTCAACTCTCAATAATATTCGTAATAACTGTTGCTGTTTTTATAGGCTTATTCCATGGAGCATTTGTCAGCATTTTCTCACCGCCACTACCACAAATAATGCCTGCATTCATAATAACCTTGGCAGACAACATATTTTTTGGTGGTCTTGCTACAGCACTCACACTTGGATGGCCAATACCACTATACAAATACCCTGACTTGATGCTAATAGCAACACCTTGGATGCTCGCTTCAATACTTTTAATTGTTGCATTAGTATCTATCTATGTACAGAGATACAGCATTATAGGAAGATATATATATGCTGTTGGAGGTAATATTGAGGTTTCGCGATTAAGTGGTGTACCCATAAACAGAGTTAGACTATTTGTTTATAGCTATAGCGCTATGTGTGCATCTATTGCAGGCATAATATTTACTGCGTTGATGATGACTGGCTATCCAGGTGTTGGAAGAGGTCAAGAGCTTTATGCTATAGCATCAAATGCTATAGGAGGTGTTAGTTTAGCTGGTGGAGAAGGAAATGCTGTAGGAGCTGCTGTGGGAGCATTCTTAATAACGCTAATTAGAAATGCCCTTGTTTTAAGTGGTGTTTCACCATATTGGTATGACCCAGTAACAGGAGTTATTTTGGGTGTTGCTGTTGCAGTTGATTTATATAGAAGATCTAGAGGTGCTAGATAA
- a CDS encoding sugar-binding protein, translating to MRGIAKTTLIAIIIAVVVIAVAGGYAAYWFYSQQARPSKLVFVVIGKSVHPYWSVVEAGVKKAGQELGVDAIFWVPQKEDVQAQLSTMDSYIAQKVAGIAIAPSDPSAATPYINKALQQGIPVITIDTDAPQSNRLAYLGTGNYKAGWLAGLAAWQLAKEKGYIKPGATIKIAMLTGSLTAMNSLERMAGFKDAIMNCSQKDPDIKGNIEIVWLGPYNDQEDPTQALNLALSVIQANPDLTIAFGVYAYDGPAWAKALQQAGIPPGKVVLVEFDVTSDNVPPLQQGYALVTVGQRQYFMGYYGVKLLYNMTKYGVDEALKNFVPGYPNNKIFDTGIDLVGMSHKEFTAPTGEKVTILSLSEYKQLAQELGIDPSLLGLS from the coding sequence ATGAGAGGAATTGCAAAAACTACTTTAATAGCTATAATAATTGCAGTTGTGGTTATTGCTGTTGCTGGTGGTTATGCCGCTTACTGGTTCTATAGCCAGCAGGCAAGACCAAGCAAGCTTGTATTTGTAGTTATAGGCAAATCTGTTCACCCATATTGGTCTGTTGTTGAAGCAGGTGTGAAGAAAGCTGGTCAAGAGCTTGGTGTTGATGCAATCTTCTGGGTTCCTCAGAAAGAGGATGTGCAGGCTCAGTTAAGCACAATGGATTCATATATTGCTCAAAAAGTTGCTGGCATAGCTATTGCACCATCTGATCCAAGTGCAGCAACACCATATATAAACAAGGCTTTGCAGCAAGGCATTCCAGTAATAACTATAGATACTGATGCCCCACAGTCAAACAGGTTAGCATATCTTGGCACTGGAAACTATAAAGCTGGTTGGCTAGCTGGTTTAGCTGCTTGGCAGCTCGCAAAAGAGAAGGGTTATATAAAGCCTGGTGCAACAATTAAAATTGCCATGTTAACAGGTTCTCTAACAGCTATGAACTCTCTAGAGAGAATGGCAGGATTCAAAGATGCTATAATGAATTGCTCTCAAAAAGATCCAGACATAAAAGGTAATATCGAAATTGTTTGGCTAGGTCCATACAATGATCAAGAGGATCCAACACAAGCATTGAATCTCGCACTTTCAGTTATACAAGCAAATCCAGATTTAACAATAGCATTTGGTGTGTATGCCTATGACGGTCCTGCATGGGCAAAAGCCTTGCAGCAAGCTGGTATACCACCAGGCAAGGTTGTGCTAGTAGAATTTGATGTGACATCAGATAATGTGCCACCACTGCAGCAAGGCTATGCTCTTGTTACCGTTGGGCAAAGACAGTACTTCATGGGTTACTATGGAGTAAAGCTACTATATAACATGACCAAGTATGGTGTTGATGAGGCCCTCAAAAACTTTGTGCCGGGATATCCAAATAACAAAATATTTGATACTGGTATAGATCTTGTTGGAATGAGTCACAAAGAGTTTACAGCACCCACAGGAGAGAAGGTAACAATACTATCACTAAGTGAGTATAAGCAACTTGCTCAAGAACTAGGCATAGACCCATCTTTGCTTGGTTTAAGCTAA